Proteins co-encoded in one Arachis hypogaea cultivar Tifrunner chromosome 13, arahy.Tifrunner.gnm2.J5K5, whole genome shotgun sequence genomic window:
- the LOC112792398 gene encoding histone-binding protein MSI1, producing the protein MGKEEEEMRGEIEERLINEEYKIWKKNTPFLYDLVITHALEWPSLTVEWLPDRDEPPGKDYSVQKMILGTHTSENEPNYLMLAQVQLPLDEAENDSRHYDDDRPDLGGFGAANGKVQIIQQINHDGEVNRARYMPQNPFIIATKTVSAEVYVFDYSRHLSKPPLDGACNPDLRLRGHNTEGYGLSWSKFKQGHLLSGSDDAQICLWDINATPKNKTLEASQIFKVHEGVVEDVAWHLRHEYLFGSVGDDQYLLIWDLRTPSVTKPVQSVVAHSSEVNCLAFNPFNEWVVATGSTDKTVKLFDLRKISTALHTFDCHKEEVFQVGWNPKNETILASCCLGRRLMVWDLSRIDEEQSPEDAEDGPPELLFIHGGHTSKISDFSWNPCEDWVVASVAEDNILQIWQMAENIYHDEDDLPEESTKAS; encoded by the exons ATggggaaggaggaggaggagatgaGAGGTGAAATAGAAGAGAGGTTAATAAACGAAGAGTACAAGATTTGGAAAAAGAACACTCCTTTTCTCTACGACCTTGTTATAACCCACGCGCTCGAGTGGCCTTCTCTCACCGTTGAATGGCTTCCCGACAGGGACGAGCCGCCGGGGAAGGACTACTCCGTTCAGAAGATGATTCTTGGGACCCACACATCTGAGAACGAGCCCAACTACCTCATGCTCGCTCAGGTCCAGCTCCCTCTCGACGAGGCCGAGAACGATTCCCGCCACTACGACGACGACCGCCCCGACCTCGGTGGCTTTGGCGCCGCCAACGGCAAG GTGCAAATAATCCAGCAGATAAATCATGATGGAGAGGTTAATAGAGCTCGTTACATGCCTCAGAACCCCTTTATTATTGCCACTAAGACTGTCAGTGCCGAGGTTTATGTCTTTGATTACAGCAGGCATCTGTCTAAGCCTCCTCTAGATGGGGCATGTAACCCTGATCTTAGATTGAGAGGTCACAATACCGAAGGGTATGGCTTGTCATGGAGCAAGTTCAAGCAGGGACATTTGCTGAGTGGCTCCGATGATGCTCAGATATGCTTGTGGGATATTAATGCAACTCCCAAGAATAAAACCCTTGAAGCTAGTCAGATATTCAAG GTTCATGAAGGTGTTGTGGAGGATGTGGCTTGGCATTTGAGGCATGAGTACTTATTTGGTTCTGTTGGTGATGATCAATATTTGCTTATATGGGATCTCCGAACACCATCAGTCACCAAACCTGTCCAATCTGTTGTTGCCCATTCAAGTGAG GTTAACTGCTTGGCTTTCAATCCCTTTAATGAATGGGTTGTTGCTACTGGTTCCACTGATAAAACTGTGAAGCTATTTGATCTGCGCAAGATTAGTACTGCTCTTCACAcctttgattgtcacaa GGAGGAAGTATTCCAGGTTGGTTGGAATCCAAAGAATGAGACAATCTTGGCTTCTTGTTGTCTTGGTAGGAGACTCATGGTGTGGGATCTTAGCAG GATTGATGAAGAGCAGTCACCAGAAGATGCGGAAGATGGTCCACCAGAACTGCTTTTTATTCATGGTGGCCATACAAGTAAAATATCTGACTTCTCTTGGAACCCATGTGAAGATTGGGTGGTTGCTAGTGTGGCTGAAGACAACATACTTCAAATATGGCAGATGGCAGAGAACATATACCATGACGAAGATGATCTGCCGGAAGAGTCCACTAAGGCTTCTTAA
- the LOC112792401 gene encoding uncharacterized protein, with translation MDLAPEELQFLNIPEILRESISIPKRSPKTFYLITLTLIFPLSFAILAHSLFTHPLLAQLQNPYQDSDQANHEWTLLLTIQFCYLLFLFAFSLLSTAAVVFTVASLYTNKAVSFSSTISAIPKVFKRLFITYLWVTLLMFIYNFVFVISLVLLIIAIDTQNSFLLFFAVIVILLLFLVAHVYITALWHLASVVSVLEPIYGIAAMKKSYELLKGRIKYAAVLVSAYLVVCGIIGGVFSGVVVHGGDSYGVFTRIVVGGFLVGVLVIVNLVGLLAQSVFYYVCKSYHHQGIDKSALHDHLGGYLGEYVPLKSSIQMENLDV, from the coding sequence aTGGATCTAGCACCAGAGGAGCTGCAATTCCTGAACATTCCAGAAATCTTGAGAGAATCAATCTCAATTCCGAAGAGATCACCGAAGACATTCTATCtcataaccctaaccctaattttccctCTCTCATTCGCAATCCTCGCACACTCACTCTTCACACACCCACTCCTCGCTCAGCTCCAGAACCCTTATCAGGATTCTGACCAAGCTAACCATGAATGGACCCTTCTCCTCACAATCCAGTTCTGCTACCTTCTCTTCCTCTTCGCCTTCTCTCTCCTCTCCACCGCCGCCGTCGTCTTCACCGTCGCTTCCCTCTACACCAACAAAGCTGTCTCCTTTTCCTCCACCATCTCCGCAATCCCCAAAGTCTTCAAGCGTTTGTTCATCACTTACCTCTGGGTCACGCTTTTGATGTTCATCTATAACTTTGTCTTCGTGATTTCCTTGGTTTTGCTTATTATAGCAATTGATACACAGAACTCGTTTCTGCTGTTTTTCGCGGTTATtgtgatccttttattgtttctCGTTGCTCATGTGTATATTACTGCGTTATGGCATTTGGCTAGTGTTGTGTCGGTGCTGGAACCGATTTATGGTATTGCTGCTATGAAGAAGAGCTATGAGTTGTTGAAGGGTAGGATCAAGTATGCTGCGGTTTTGGTTTCTGCTTACTTGGTTGTATGTGGCATAATCGGTGGGGTGTTCAGTGGGGTGGTAGTGCACGGTGGAGATAGCTATGGGGTCTTTACTAGGATTGTGGTTGGTGGATTCTTGGTGGGTGTGTTGGTCATTGTGAATTTGGTGGGATTGTTGGCGCAGAGCGTTTTCTACTATGTTTGCAAGAGTTACCATCACCAAGGGATTGATAAGAGTGCTTTACATGATCATCTTGGTGGATACCTTGGAGAGTATGTGCCTCTCAAGAGCAGCATTCAAATGGAGAATCTGGATGTATGA
- the LOC112792400 gene encoding aspartate carbamoyltransferase 3, chloroplastic, with protein sequence MAATSLFSCSMHTEMLAPKTLKGSDVLCCHIKSSYMEPGYLKSTCCPKSNFLSMKKSSKLEQMKTILQTDGIHSNALKVERAPYFSVGQKFQLDDVIEAQQFDRDILNAIFEVAQEMESIEKNSPGSQILKGYLMATLFYEPSTRTRLSFESAMKRLGGEVLTTENAREFSSAAKGETLEDTIRTVEGYSDIIVMRHFESGAARRAAVTAGIPIINAGDGPGQHPTQALLDVYTIQREIGKLDSIKVGLVGDLANGRTVRSLAYLLAKYKDVKIYFVAPDVVKMKDDIKEYLTSKGVKWEESADLMEVASECDVVYQTRIQKERFGERVDLYEKARGKYIVNKDVLKVMQTHAVVMHPLPRLDEITVDVDADPRAAYFRQAKNGLYIRMALLKLLLVGW encoded by the exons ATGGCTGCTACTTCTCTTTTCTCCTGCTCAATGCATACAGAAATGCTTGCTCCAAAGACATTAAAAGGCTCAGATGTTTTATGCTGTCATATCAAAAGCTCCTATATGGAACCTGGTTATTTAAAATCAACATGCTGTCCAAAATCGAATTTTTTAAGTATGAAGAAGTCATCAAAATTGGAACAAATGAAAACAATCTTGCAAACGGATGGAATTCATTCCAATGCTTTGAAAGTTGAACGTGCACCTTACTTTTCAGTGGGACAAAAATTTCAACTCGATGATGTTATTGAAGCTCAACAGTTTGATAGGGACATTCTAAATGCCATTTTTGAAGTTGCACAAGAGATGGAGAGTATTGAAAAGAATTCTCCTGGTAGCCAAATTTTAAAAGGTTATCTTATGGCCACCTTATTCTATGAGCCCTCTACCAGAACTAGACTTTCATTTGAGTCTGCCATGAAAAGACTCGGTGGAGAGGTTTTAACAACTGAAAATGCAAGAGAATTTTCATCGGCTGCCAAAGGAGAGACACTCGAAG ATACAATACGAACAGTTGAGGGTTACTCTGATATAATTGTGATGCGGCACTTTGAAAGTGGTGCTGCCAGAAGAGCAGCTGTTACAGCTGGCATTCCAATAATCAATGCAGGGgatggtcctggacagcatcctACCCAG GCACTTTTAGATGTCTACACTATtcaaagagagattgggaagcttGACAGTATAAAAGTTGGGCTTGTGGGAGACCTTGCTAATGGGAGGACAGTTCGTTCATTGGCATACTTGCTTGCCAAGTACAAGGACGTGAAAATCTATTTTGTAGCACCTGATGTGGTTAAAATGAAG GATGATATAAAAGAGTATTTGACATCAAAGGGAGTGAAGTGGGAAGAAAGCGCTGATTTAATGGAAGTGGCGTCAGAGTGTGATGTGGTTTATCAAACTCGTATTCAAAAAGAACGATTTGGTGAAAGAGTTGACCTTTATGAAAAGGCTAGAGGCAAGTACATTGTGAATAAGGATGTTCTAAAGGTGATGCAGACTCATGCTGTGGTCATGCACCCTCTTCCTAGGCTTGATGAA ATCACAGTGGATGTTGATGCTGATCCAAGGGCTGCTTACTTTAGGCAGGCCAAAAATGGTCTATATATTCGGATGGCACTTCTGAAACTCTTGCTTGTTGGTTGGTAA
- the LOC112792399 gene encoding glycerol-3-phosphate acyltransferase 9 translates to MMRKTNPKSQSTELELDQPNIEDYLPSGHTIHQEPHGKLRLCDLLDISPTLSEAAGAIVDDSFLRCFKSIRSEPWNWNVYLFPLWCFGVVIRYLVLFPARVLLLSFGWMIFLSAFIPVHLLLKRDNSVRKNIERCLVEMICGFFVASWTGVVKYHGPRPSMRPKQVFVANHTSMIDFIILEQMTAFAVIMQKHPGWVGLLQNTILESVGCIWFNRTEAKDREIVARKLREHVQGADNNPLLIFPEGTCVNNHYSVMFKKGAFELGCTVCPVAIKYNKIFVDAFWNSRKQSFTKHLLQLMTSWAVVCDVWYLEPQNQKPGETSIEFAERVREIISQRAGLKMVPWDGYLKYSRPSPKLREGKQRNFVESVLRRLEEK, encoded by the exons ATGATGAGGAAGACCAATCCCAAGTCTCAAAGTACTGAATTGGAACTTGATCAACCTAACATTGAAGATTACCTACCTTCTGGACACaccattcatcaagagcctcaTGGAAAGCTTCGCCT GTGTGATTTGCTTGACATTTCTCCTACTCTATCTGAGGCTGCGGGTGCTATTGTAGAT GATTCATTCTTAAGGTGCTTCAAGTCAATTCGATCAGAACCTTGGAACTGGAATgtttatttatttcctttgtgGTGCTTTGGAGTTGTAATTCGATATTTGGTTCTGTTCCCTGCAAG GGTTCTACTGTTGTCATTCGGATGGATGATATTCCTTTCAGCTTTCATTCCAGTGCACCTTCTCTTGAAGAGAGATAATAGCGTGCGGAAAAATATTGAG AGATGTTTGGTGGAGATGATATGCGGTTTCTTTGTTGCATCCTGGACTGGGGTTGTCAAGTACCATGGGCCACGGCCTAGCATGCGACCAAAGCAG GTTTTTGTGGCCAACCATACTTCCATGATTGATTTCATTATCTTAGAACAGATGACTGCATTTGCTGTTATTATGCAGAAGCATCCAGGATGGGTTG GATTGTTGCAGAACACCATTTTGGAGAGTGTAGGGTGTATCTGGTTCAATCGGACAGAGGCAAAGGATCGAGAAATTGTGGCAAGGAA ATTGAGGGAACATGTTCAAGGAGCTGACAATAACCCTCTTCTCATATTTCCTGAAGGAACTTGTGTAAATAATCACTACTCTGTGATGTTCAAGAAG GGTGCATTCGAACTTGGATGCACAGTTTGCCCAGTAGCCATCAAGTACAATAAAATTTTTGTAGATGCATTTTGGAATAGTCGCAA GCAATCATTCACTAAGCATCTGCTGCAATTAATGACATCTTGGGCTGTTGTCTGTGATGTTTGGTACTTGGAGCCACAGAATCAGAAGCCAGGAGAGacatccattgaatttgcagaGAG GGTGAGAGAGATAATCTCACAACGTGCTGGCCTAAAAATGGTTCCTTGGGATGGATATCTAAAGTATTCTCGCCCCAGCCCGAAGCTTAGAGAAGGAAA GCAACGAAACTTTGTTGAGTCTGTGCTCCGGCGCTTGGAAGAAAAGTAA